The Vicinamibacterales bacterium genomic interval CGCCCGGCCTCGCGTCACCCTAGACGGGGGCGGCGACGTTGTCCTCCACGACGCGTCCGTCGAAGAGGTGGATGGCCCGGTCGGCGTGAGCGGCGTACCGCGGATCGTGGGTGACCATGCAGATGGTCGCGCCGCCGCGGTGCAGCTCCCGCAGAAGCTCCATCACCGCCTCGCCGTTCTTCGAGTCGAGGTTGCCCGTGGGCTCGTCCGCCAGGAGAATCGACGGCTGGCCGGCCACGGCGCGGGCCACGGCGACGCGCTGCTGCTGGCCGCCCGAGAGCTGCGAGGGCAGGTGCTTGGCGCGGTGCGCCATGCCCACGCGCTCCAGCGCAGCGTTGACGCGCTCCCGCCGCTCGTTCGACTTCATGCCGCGGTAGATGAGGGGCAGCTCGACGTTCTCGAACACCGTCAGATCGCCGATGAGGTTGAAGCTCTGGAAGATGAAGCCGATCTCGCGGTTCCGGACCCGCGCCCGCTGCGACATCGGCAGGTCCGCCACCTCCTGGCCGTTCAGGAAATAGCGGCCGTCGCTGGGCGAGTCGAGCAGCCCGAGGATGGCCAGCAGCGTCGACTTCCCGCATCCCGACGGTCCGGAGATCGCGACGTACTCGCCCCGCTGGATCTCCATGTGGATGCCCGACAGCGCGTGCGTCTCCACTTCATCCGTCAGGAAGACCTTCTTGATGCCGTCGAGCTTGATGAGGGACTGGGTGGACTCGGACATCGTCGCTCCTTCGCCGTTGAGACCAGGGACCGGGGACCGGGGACCGGACGCCCGCGCTACCGCAAACGCACGCGGTCGAACGCGTCCCACGCGGACATGTCCGACAGCACCAGTTGATCGCCTTCCTTCACGCCGC includes:
- a CDS encoding ABC transporter ATP-binding protein, with the translated sequence MSESTQSLIKLDGIKKVFLTDEVETHALSGIHMEIQRGEYVAISGPSGCGKSTLLAILGLLDSPSDGRYFLNGQEVADLPMSQRARVRNREIGFIFQSFNLIGDLTVFENVELPLIYRGMKSNERRERVNAALERVGMAHRAKHLPSQLSGGQQQRVAVARAVAGQPSILLADEPTGNLDSKNGEAVMELLRELHRGGATICMVTHDPRYAAHADRAIHLFDGRVVEDNVAAPV